A genome region from Proteus vulgaris includes the following:
- the trmA gene encoding tRNA (uridine(54)-C5)-methyltransferase TrmA, whose translation MQNSLPTQTYQSQLNEKIQRLQTMMAPFNAPEADVFSSPEQHYRMRAEFRIWHEEDSLYHIMFDQKTKQRIRVDQFPVASQLINKMMAALLAEIKDKPTLRKKLFQIDYLSTLSNKIIVSLLYHKKIDETWQQEAMALRQSLIAQGFDVQLIGRAYKTKIMLDNDFIDEVLPVAGKKMIYRQVENSFTQPNAQVNIKMLEWALKATENAKGDLLELYCGNGNFSLALARNFDRVLATEIAKPSVYAAQYNIAMNHIDNVKIIRMSAEDFTQAMNGVREFKRLEGIDLKDYHCETIFVDPPRSGLDEKTVELVKTYPSVLYISCNPETLCQNLETLIKTHKISKLALFDQFPYTHHMECGVLLEKR comes from the coding sequence ATGCAGAATTCATTACCAACGCAAACATATCAGTCTCAACTGAATGAAAAAATCCAACGCCTACAAACAATGATGGCGCCTTTTAATGCGCCTGAAGCAGACGTTTTTTCATCACCAGAACAGCATTATCGTATGCGTGCGGAATTCCGTATCTGGCATGAAGAAGATTCTCTCTATCATATTATGTTTGACCAGAAGACTAAGCAGCGTATTCGGGTTGATCAATTTCCGGTTGCCAGCCAACTTATAAATAAAATGATGGCTGCCTTGCTGGCAGAAATAAAAGATAAACCAACACTTAGGAAGAAACTGTTCCAGATTGATTATCTTTCTACGTTGAGTAATAAAATTATTGTTTCGCTGCTTTACCACAAGAAAATTGATGAAACTTGGCAACAAGAAGCTATGGCATTACGCCAATCATTAATTGCTCAAGGTTTCGATGTGCAATTAATCGGTCGTGCATATAAAACAAAAATTATGCTTGATAACGATTTTATCGATGAAGTATTACCGGTCGCTGGCAAAAAGATGATTTATCGCCAAGTTGAAAATAGCTTCACGCAACCTAATGCTCAGGTCAATATTAAGATGCTGGAATGGGCATTAAAGGCAACGGAAAATGCAAAAGGCGATCTTCTTGAGCTGTATTGCGGTAATGGCAACTTTTCATTAGCACTCGCACGTAATTTTGATCGTGTGCTGGCAACTGAAATTGCAAAACCTTCTGTTTATGCCGCGCAATATAATATTGCAATGAACCATATTGATAATGTGAAGATTATTCGCATGTCCGCGGAAGATTTTACTCAAGCAATGAATGGGGTAAGGGAATTTAAACGCCTAGAAGGGATTGATTTAAAAGATTACCACTGTGAAACTATTTTTGTTGACCCTCCTCGCAGTGGTTTAGATGAGAAAACTGTAGAATTGGTTAAAACTTACCCGAGTGTTTTGTATATTTCTTGTAACCCAGAAACACTGTGCCAAAATTTAGAAACCCTCATAAAAACACATAAAATCAGTAAATTAGCATTATTTGATCAATTCCCATATACCCACCATATGGAATGTGGCGTGTTATTAGAAAAAAGATAA
- the argB gene encoding acetylglutamate kinase, producing the protein MEPLIIKLGGVLLDNEEALTRFFTALQQYRSTHSRPLVIVHGGGCLVDELMGKLQLPVVKKQGLRVTPADQIDIITGALAGSANKTLLSWATKFGLNGVGLSLGDGQLTNVTQINEELGHVGNANPGSPDLLNLLLGAGYLPIISSIGMTEKGELMNVNADQAATAIAETLGADLVLLSDVSGILDGKGQKIAEMSAEKAQILIDQGIITDGMIVKVNAALEAAKTLGRPVEIASWRHAEKLTTLFNGVAVGTRILA; encoded by the coding sequence ATGGAACCATTAATTATCAAACTGGGTGGCGTGCTCCTTGATAATGAAGAAGCGTTAACTCGATTTTTCACTGCATTACAACAGTATCGCTCAACGCATTCTCGTCCTTTAGTCATCGTACATGGTGGCGGCTGTTTAGTGGATGAGTTGATGGGAAAATTGCAATTGCCTGTGGTGAAAAAGCAGGGGCTTCGTGTCACACCTGCTGATCAGATAGACATCATTACAGGGGCACTTGCCGGAAGTGCCAATAAAACCTTGTTATCGTGGGCAACCAAGTTTGGGCTTAATGGTGTGGGGCTTTCTTTAGGTGATGGACAATTAACGAACGTCACACAAATCAATGAAGAGTTAGGTCATGTAGGAAATGCAAATCCCGGCTCTCCTGATTTACTCAATTTATTATTGGGAGCGGGCTATCTGCCTATTATCAGTTCTATCGGTATGACTGAAAAAGGTGAGCTGATGAATGTGAATGCTGACCAAGCAGCAACCGCTATTGCTGAAACATTAGGCGCTGATTTAGTCCTGCTTTCCGATGTCAGTGGCATTTTAGATGGTAAAGGTCAGAAGATTGCCGAGATGTCAGCTGAGAAAGCACAGATATTAATCGATCAAGGGATTATTACTGACGGCATGATAGTGAAAGTCAATGCGGCATTGGAAGCGGCTAAAACGTTAGGAAGACCTGTTGAAATCGCAAGTTGGCGCCATGCTGAAAAGCTGACGACATTATTTAATGGTGTTGCAGTAGGCACTCGTATTTTAGCTTAA
- the fabR gene encoding HTH-type transcriptional repressor FabR yields MSNNIGIRAKQKEKTRRSLIEAAFSQLSAERSFTSLSLREVAREAGIAPTSFYRHFKDVDELGLTMVDESGLMLRQLMRQARQRIAKGGSVIRTSVATFMEFIGNNPNAFRLLLRERSGTSAEFRAAVAREIQHFIAELADYLEQESHMPRYFTEMQSEAMVTIVFSAGAEALDIDIEKRQQLEERLVIQLRMIAKGAYYWYRREQETQIPLQDNPEIKKKTHQKGDK; encoded by the coding sequence GTGAGTAATAATATTGGCATCAGAGCTAAACAAAAAGAAAAAACCCGTCGCTCTTTAATTGAAGCTGCTTTTAGCCAACTGAGTGCCGAACGTAGCTTTACAAGTCTAAGTTTACGAGAAGTGGCTAGAGAAGCTGGTATTGCACCCACCTCATTTTATCGTCATTTTAAAGATGTTGATGAACTTGGGCTTACTATGGTTGATGAGAGTGGGTTGATGTTACGTCAATTAATGCGTCAAGCACGTCAACGTATTGCGAAAGGTGGCAGTGTTATCAGAACATCCGTAGCAACTTTTATGGAATTCATTGGTAATAATCCTAATGCGTTCCGATTATTACTTCGTGAACGTTCTGGAACTTCCGCTGAGTTTCGTGCGGCTGTCGCACGAGAGATCCAACATTTTATTGCAGAACTGGCAGACTATCTTGAGCAAGAGAGCCATATGCCACGTTATTTTACAGAAATGCAATCTGAAGCAATGGTCACTATTGTATTTAGTGCAGGCGCAGAAGCACTGGATATCGATATTGAAAAGCGTCAACAATTAGAAGAAAGATTAGTTATACAACTGCGAATGATTGCTAAAGGTGCCTATTATTGGTATCGACGTGAGCAAGAAACGCAAATACCTCTACAAGATAACCCAGAAATAAAGAAAAAAACGCATCAGAAAGGAGACAAATGA
- the oxyR gene encoding DNA-binding transcriptional regulator OxyR, which translates to MNIRDLEYLVALAEHKHFRRAADSCHVSQPTLSGQIRKLEDELGVMLLERTSRKVLFTQQGLLLVDQAKTVLREVKVLQEMASLQGESMAGPLHIGLIPTVGPYLLPHIIPELHKNYPKLEMYLHEAQTHSLLAQLDSGKLDCAILAMVKESAPFIEVPLFEEPMKLAIYEGHPWNERRSVPMGELAGQRLLMLEDGHCLRDQALGFCFQAGAKEDTHFRATSLETLRNMVAAGSGITLLPDLSVPQEQKRDGVCYLECTNPNPSRSIIMVYRPGSPLRNRYEQLAETIREHMTAFYAEKQNVLK; encoded by the coding sequence ATGAATATCCGTGACTTGGAATATCTGGTGGCGCTAGCTGAGCATAAACATTTTCGTCGTGCGGCAGATTCTTGCCATGTGAGTCAGCCAACATTAAGTGGTCAGATTCGTAAGCTTGAAGATGAACTCGGTGTGATGTTGCTTGAAAGAACGAGCCGTAAGGTTCTGTTTACTCAACAAGGTTTGTTGCTGGTGGATCAAGCGAAAACCGTTTTACGTGAAGTCAAAGTGCTACAAGAAATGGCCTCATTGCAGGGGGAAAGCATGGCAGGGCCTTTACATATTGGGCTTATCCCTACTGTTGGTCCTTATTTATTACCCCATATCATTCCTGAATTACATAAAAACTACCCTAAGTTAGAAATGTATCTTCATGAAGCACAAACTCATAGCTTATTAGCTCAATTAGATAGCGGGAAGCTCGATTGTGCAATTTTAGCAATGGTAAAAGAGAGTGCGCCGTTTATTGAAGTGCCTTTATTTGAAGAGCCAATGAAATTAGCTATTTATGAAGGACACCCATGGAATGAACGTAGGTCTGTGCCGATGGGGGAGTTAGCGGGTCAGCGTTTATTGATGTTAGAAGATGGGCACTGTTTACGCGATCAAGCATTAGGATTCTGTTTCCAAGCGGGGGCAAAAGAAGATACTCATTTTAGAGCAACGAGTTTAGAGACTCTGCGTAATATGGTCGCTGCCGGTAGTGGGATCACCTTATTACCGGATTTATCTGTACCTCAAGAACAAAAACGTGATGGAGTTTGTTATCTAGAATGTACCAATCCCAATCCATCACGTTCTATTATTATGGTTTATCGTCCCGGATCGCCTTTGCGTAATCGTTATGAACAGTTAGCTGAGACAATCCGTGAACATATGACCGCATTTTATGCGGAGAAACAAAACGTATTAAAATAA
- the argH gene encoding argininosuccinate lyase → MALWGGRFSQEADQRFKQFNDSLRFDFRLAQQDIFGSVAWSKALVTVGVLSQDEQAQLEQALNELSEEVIANPQSILQSDAEDIHSWVESKLIAKVGDLGKKLHTGRSRNDQVATDLKLWCKEEVIHLRQAIVELQKALVITAEQNQNAVMPGYTHLQRAQPVTFAHWCLAYNEMLARDESRLADALKRIDVSPLGSGALAGTAYDIDREQLAEWLGFASATNNSLDSVSDRDHVLELLSSAAIGMVHLSRFAEDLIFFNSGEAGFIELSDKVTSGSSLMPQKKNPDALELIRGKCGRVQGALTGMMMTLKGLPLAYNKDMQEDKEGLFDAIDTWSDCLHMATLVLDGIQIRRPRCEEAAKQGYANATELADYLVAKGVPFREAHHIVGEVVVCAIEQGKAIEELPLSELQMFNSKIMIDVYDILSLQSCLDKRLAKGGVSQKQVAYAIVKAKDALNMNK, encoded by the coding sequence ATGGCACTCTGGGGTGGACGTTTTAGTCAGGAAGCTGATCAACGGTTTAAACAATTCAATGATTCACTGCGGTTTGATTTTCGACTGGCACAACAGGATATCTTTGGCTCAGTAGCTTGGTCTAAAGCGTTAGTCACCGTTGGCGTATTGTCGCAAGATGAACAAGCTCAACTTGAGCAAGCGTTAAATGAATTATCAGAAGAAGTGATAGCAAATCCACAGTCTATTTTGCAAAGTGATGCAGAAGATATTCATAGCTGGGTTGAAAGTAAGCTTATTGCCAAAGTGGGTGATTTAGGTAAAAAATTACATACGGGTCGTAGCCGTAATGATCAGGTCGCAACAGACTTAAAATTATGGTGTAAAGAAGAAGTGATTCACCTTCGCCAAGCCATTGTTGAGCTACAAAAAGCCTTAGTTATCACGGCAGAACAAAATCAAAATGCGGTGATGCCAGGTTACACTCATTTACAGCGTGCTCAACCCGTTACCTTTGCGCATTGGTGTTTAGCATACAATGAAATGTTAGCCAGAGACGAAAGTCGCCTAGCTGATGCATTAAAACGTATAGATGTCAGTCCATTAGGCAGTGGGGCTTTAGCGGGAACAGCTTACGATATCGATCGTGAACAATTAGCGGAATGGTTAGGTTTTGCGAGTGCAACCAATAATAGTTTAGATAGTGTATCCGATCGCGATCATGTCTTAGAACTATTATCCTCGGCAGCTATTGGTATGGTGCATTTATCTCGTTTTGCAGAAGATCTTATTTTCTTTAACAGTGGCGAAGCGGGTTTTATTGAATTATCAGACAAAGTGACTTCTGGTTCTTCATTAATGCCACAAAAGAAAAACCCAGATGCACTGGAACTTATCCGTGGGAAGTGTGGGCGAGTACAAGGTGCATTAACGGGCATGATGATGACCTTAAAAGGCCTGCCTCTCGCTTACAATAAAGATATGCAAGAAGATAAAGAAGGGCTGTTTGACGCTATCGATACATGGTCTGATTGTTTACATATGGCAACGCTTGTTCTTGATGGGATCCAAATTCGTCGCCCTCGTTGTGAAGAAGCTGCGAAACAAGGTTATGCGAATGCCACTGAGCTTGCCGATTATCTGGTTGCTAAAGGTGTACCATTTCGTGAAGCTCACCATATTGTGGGGGAAGTGGTTGTTTGCGCGATTGAGCAAGGTAAAGCAATTGAAGAACTCCCGCTTTCTGAATTACAGATGTTTAACAGTAAAATTATGATTGATGTGTACGATATTCTATCGCTTCAATCTTGTTTAGATAAACGCCTTGCAAAAGGGGGTGTTTCGCAAAAACAGGTTGCTTATGCGATAGTCAAAGCCAAAGATGCTTTAAATATGAATAAATAA
- a CDS encoding YijD family membrane protein yields the protein MEQNRCEKSTLLLAIVIGVALHGTYSSFFNPFIESWSVFPLISLILAVYCLYQRYLNQPMTDGMPKLIFSFFLLGLFGYNAYTRTVNPEWGSNFFSSVCIVIVALWIYRQFKQRQRLRIQAEEAEKASQAEQY from the coding sequence ATGGAACAAAATCGCTGTGAAAAAAGCACGCTATTACTTGCCATAGTCATTGGCGTCGCTTTACATGGTACCTATTCAAGCTTTTTTAACCCGTTTATTGAGTCGTGGTCAGTTTTCCCACTCATTAGTTTAATCTTGGCCGTTTACTGTTTATATCAGCGCTATTTAAATCAACCTATGACCGATGGTATGCCTAAGCTGATTTTTTCATTCTTTTTATTAGGCTTATTTGGTTATAACGCTTACACCAGAACTGTTAATCCTGAATGGGGTTCGAATTTCTTTTCTTCCGTTTGTATCGTTATCGTTGCGTTGTGGATTTATCGTCAATTCAAACAGCGTCAACGCTTACGTATACAGGCAGAAGAAGCTGAAAAAGCATCACAAGCAGAACAGTACTAG
- a CDS encoding argininosuccinate synthase → MTKGIKKIVLAYSGGLDTSAIIPWLKEHYDNCEVVAFVADVGQSRDDLVGVEQKALVSGASECHIVDLREEFIKDYVYPVLKTGALYEGSYLLGTSMARPVIAKAQVELALKLGADAVAHGATGKGNDQVRFESTYAALAPQLKVVAPWREWDLRSREALLDYLKVRNIPTTATLEKIYSRDENAWHISTEGGVLESPWNASNEDCWAWTVDPKKAPETPELVTVTVKAGEVVAVNGKTQSPFECLDTLNTLGVKHGIGRIDIVENRLVGMKSRGCYETPGGTIMMAALRGVEQLVLDRDAFKWRQQLGLEMSYVAYDGRWFTPIRASLQAAAESLAKDVNGEVVLELYKGHVNAIQKKSDNSLYSEEFATFGEDEVYDHSHAEGFIRLYSLPSRIRALSKK, encoded by the coding sequence ATGACTAAAGGTATTAAGAAAATCGTATTGGCATATTCTGGTGGATTGGATACTTCGGCAATCATCCCTTGGCTAAAAGAACATTATGATAACTGTGAAGTTGTTGCTTTTGTTGCTGACGTTGGTCAAAGCCGTGATGACTTAGTGGGTGTGGAACAAAAGGCATTAGTATCAGGGGCTTCCGAGTGTCATATCGTTGATTTACGTGAAGAGTTTATTAAAGACTATGTTTACCCAGTATTAAAAACAGGCGCGTTATATGAAGGTAGCTACTTATTAGGCACGTCAATGGCACGTCCTGTTATCGCGAAAGCACAAGTTGAACTCGCGTTAAAATTAGGTGCTGATGCGGTTGCTCATGGCGCAACAGGTAAAGGAAACGATCAGGTTCGTTTTGAAAGTACTTATGCGGCACTTGCCCCACAACTGAAAGTGGTTGCACCATGGAGAGAGTGGGATTTACGTTCTCGTGAAGCACTGTTGGATTATCTAAAAGTCCGTAATATCCCAACAACAGCAACGCTAGAGAAAATTTATAGCCGTGATGAAAATGCATGGCATATCTCAACAGAAGGTGGCGTATTAGAGAGCCCATGGAATGCCTCAAATGAAGATTGCTGGGCGTGGACCGTTGATCCTAAGAAAGCACCAGAAACACCAGAATTAGTGACGGTTACAGTAAAAGCCGGTGAAGTTGTTGCGGTAAATGGTAAAACACAATCACCTTTTGAATGTTTAGACACATTAAATACATTAGGTGTTAAGCATGGTATCGGACGTATTGATATTGTTGAAAACCGTTTAGTGGGAATGAAATCTCGTGGCTGCTATGAAACCCCAGGGGGCACTATCATGATGGCGGCTCTGCGTGGTGTTGAGCAACTGGTGCTTGATAGAGATGCCTTTAAATGGCGTCAGCAATTAGGCTTAGAGATGTCTTATGTCGCTTATGATGGACGTTGGTTTACGCCAATTCGTGCTTCACTACAAGCAGCTGCAGAATCACTGGCAAAGGATGTGAATGGCGAAGTGGTTTTAGAACTTTATAAAGGTCATGTGAATGCTATCCAGAAGAAATCAGATAACAGTCTGTATTCTGAAGAATTTGCGACCTTTGGTGAGGATGAAGTTTACGACCACAGCCATGCTGAAGGATTTATTCGTTTATATTCTCTGCCATCACGTATTCGTGCGCTAAGCAAGAAATAA
- the sthA gene encoding Si-specific NAD(P)(+) transhydrogenase, whose amino-acid sequence MQHSHFDAIVIGSGPGGEGAAMGLVKQGKRVAVIERYNKVGGGCTHWGTIPSKALRHAVSRIIEFNQNPLYSDQSRLINSSFSQILRQASTVISQQTKMRQGFYERNNCTMYSGEAAFIDEHRISVRYPDGTCDILSADNFIIATGSRPYCPPDVDFSHSRIYNSDTILDLEHEPHHVIIYGAGVIGCEYASIFRGLRVKVDLINTRDHLLSFLDQEMSDALSYHFWNNGIVIRHNEEYESIEGVDDGVIVHLKSGKKVKADCLLYANGRTGNTDTLGLENVGIKTDSRGQVSVNAHYQTSCEHIYAVGDVIGYPSLASAAYDQGRIAALAITTGKSETHLIEDIPTGIYTIPEISSVGKTEQQLTAMKIPYEVGRSQFKHLARAQIAGMNVGSLKILFHRETKQILGIHCFGERAAEIIHIGQAIMEQKGEGNTIEYFVNTTFNYPTMAEAYRVAALNGLNRLF is encoded by the coding sequence ATGCAACATTCTCATTTCGATGCAATTGTGATCGGTTCAGGTCCTGGTGGCGAAGGCGCGGCCATGGGGCTTGTTAAACAAGGAAAGCGCGTCGCTGTTATAGAACGTTATAACAAAGTCGGTGGGGGCTGTACTCACTGGGGAACCATTCCTTCAAAAGCCCTACGTCATGCAGTAAGCCGTATTATTGAATTTAATCAAAACCCGCTTTACAGTGACCAATCTCGCCTTATTAATTCCTCTTTTTCTCAAATACTTCGCCAAGCCAGTACCGTAATTAGTCAACAGACTAAAATGCGCCAAGGTTTTTACGAGCGTAATAATTGTACGATGTATTCCGGTGAAGCTGCGTTTATTGATGAGCATCGGATCAGCGTGCGTTATCCAGATGGTACTTGCGATATTCTTTCAGCTGATAATTTCATTATTGCAACAGGCTCTCGCCCTTATTGTCCGCCAGATGTCGATTTCTCTCATTCTCGTATTTATAACAGTGACACTATCCTTGACTTAGAGCATGAGCCTCATCATGTCATTATTTATGGTGCTGGTGTCATTGGTTGTGAATATGCCTCTATTTTTAGAGGATTAAGAGTAAAAGTAGACTTAATTAATACACGAGACCACCTATTATCTTTTCTTGATCAAGAAATGTCTGACGCACTTTCTTATCACTTCTGGAATAACGGCATTGTTATCCGTCATAATGAAGAGTATGAAAGCATTGAAGGTGTCGATGATGGTGTTATTGTTCACCTAAAATCAGGTAAAAAAGTCAAAGCAGATTGCCTGCTTTATGCCAATGGTCGAACAGGGAACACAGATACACTCGGCTTAGAGAACGTCGGTATTAAAACAGATAGTCGTGGGCAAGTTTCTGTTAATGCACATTACCAAACCAGTTGTGAACACATTTATGCAGTCGGTGATGTTATTGGTTATCCAAGTCTGGCGTCTGCCGCTTATGATCAAGGTCGAATTGCGGCTTTAGCTATCACAACAGGAAAATCAGAAACTCATTTAATTGAAGATATTCCAACAGGAATTTACACCATTCCTGAAATTAGTTCTGTTGGTAAAACAGAGCAACAACTCACTGCAATGAAAATTCCTTATGAAGTGGGTCGCTCTCAATTTAAACATCTGGCAAGAGCACAAATTGCAGGCATGAATGTGGGAAGTTTGAAAATTCTCTTCCATCGTGAAACCAAGCAAATTTTAGGTATTCACTGCTTCGGTGAACGTGCCGCTGAAATTATTCATATCGGTCAAGCAATTATGGAGCAAAAAGGTGAAGGCAATACTATCGAGTATTTCGTTAATACGACCTTCAACTATCCAACAATGGCAGAAGCCTATCGTGTTGCAGCGCTTAATGGTTTAAATCGCTTATTTTAA
- the argC gene encoding N-acetyl-gamma-glutamyl-phosphate reductase, producing the protein MLNTLIVGASGYTGAELAAYLQQHPHVNLSRLMVSAQSADAGKCFSELHPQYRGLVDLPLEPMVDVVKAAENMDIVFLATAHEVSHDIAPVFLEQGCVVFDLSGAYRVQNKHFYQQYYGFEHKNTDWLSRAVYGLAEWNADIISQAQLIAVPGCYPTVSQLSLKPLVEAGLLDTAQWPVINATSGVSGAGRKASLTSSFCEVSLQPYGVFTHRHQPEIATHLGIDVIFTPHLGNFARGILATITCKLQAGVTQEDVRQAFDDAYQDKPLVRVYEKGLPALKAVVGTAFCDIGFAQQGEHLIVVGVEDNLLKGAAAQAVQCMNIRFGFAETESLI; encoded by the coding sequence ATGTTAAATACTCTGATAGTAGGAGCAAGTGGTTACACTGGCGCTGAATTAGCCGCCTATCTTCAGCAGCATCCTCATGTGAATTTGAGCAGACTGATGGTATCAGCTCAAAGTGCAGATGCAGGAAAGTGCTTTTCTGAACTTCATCCACAATATCGTGGTTTAGTCGATCTTCCACTCGAACCGATGGTTGATGTCGTTAAAGCGGCTGAAAATATGGATATCGTTTTTTTAGCAACAGCACATGAAGTCAGCCATGACATTGCTCCTGTCTTTTTAGAGCAAGGTTGTGTGGTATTCGATTTGTCTGGTGCCTATCGAGTACAAAACAAGCATTTTTATCAACAATACTATGGATTCGAGCATAAGAATACTGATTGGTTATCACGGGCAGTTTATGGGTTGGCTGAATGGAATGCTGACATTATTAGTCAGGCGCAATTAATTGCAGTGCCGGGTTGTTATCCAACCGTCTCTCAGTTGTCACTAAAACCTTTAGTAGAAGCAGGACTTTTAGATACAGCACAGTGGCCCGTTATTAATGCAACTAGCGGTGTGAGTGGCGCAGGTAGAAAAGCCTCTTTAACTAGCAGCTTTTGTGAGGTGAGTTTGCAACCGTATGGTGTGTTTACTCATCGTCATCAACCTGAAATTGCCACCCATCTGGGTATTGATGTGATTTTTACACCTCATTTAGGCAATTTTGCTAGAGGGATCTTAGCCACTATCACCTGTAAGTTACAAGCAGGTGTGACACAAGAGGATGTAAGACAAGCCTTTGATGATGCTTATCAAGATAAACCCTTAGTGCGTGTTTATGAAAAAGGGTTGCCTGCATTAAAAGCCGTGGTAGGAACTGCATTCTGTGATATCGGATTTGCTCAACAAGGTGAACATCTGATTGTGGTTGGTGTTGAAGATAACTTGTTGAAAGGGGCTGCTGCACAAGCAGTGCAATGTATGAATATTCGGTTTGGTTTCGCTGAAACCGAATCACTTATTTAA